A single genomic interval of Psychroserpens sp. NJDZ02 harbors:
- a CDS encoding DUF6597 domain-containing transcriptional factor, giving the protein MNFRYIECTSTNQLVQNFYEFNVGDESIPLSSKILPTAQSHIIFIDSDSNLETNFKNATFNNKGLVIIGQSYKSYAIKANTPLFIFGINFHPTALYKILKTDISKLTDKHINLSKIDNILFELLEPIFKENIKGETLAKRLETQLSKLDLYECKNTILVDDVIKVIYNKEGKINVEELLKRFPISQKNLEIQFKKIVGLTPIKFIKLYKFLSLMKQYESKKSSITKLVDYYEYYDLSHFTKDFKLFMNQKPSDYFKSDNELLNNYLKV; this is encoded by the coding sequence ATGAATTTTAGATATATTGAATGTACTAGCACTAACCAGTTAGTACAAAATTTTTATGAATTTAATGTTGGAGATGAAAGTATTCCACTGAGTTCAAAGATATTGCCAACCGCGCAATCGCATATTATATTTATAGACTCAGATTCTAATTTAGAAACTAATTTTAAAAACGCAACTTTTAATAATAAAGGCCTTGTAATTATAGGTCAATCCTATAAATCGTATGCTATAAAAGCTAACACCCCCCTTTTTATCTTTGGTATTAACTTCCATCCTACCGCACTATATAAAATTTTAAAAACAGATATTTCTAAATTAACAGATAAACACATCAATCTTTCAAAGATTGACAATATATTATTTGAACTTTTAGAACCTATTTTTAAGGAAAATATAAAAGGAGAAACCTTAGCAAAAAGGTTAGAAACTCAACTTTCTAAATTAGATCTTTACGAGTGTAAAAATACAATACTCGTGGATGACGTTATAAAAGTAATCTACAATAAGGAAGGTAAAATTAATGTTGAAGAGCTACTTAAACGTTTTCCAATATCTCAAAAGAACTTAGAAATTCAATTTAAAAAAATCGTAGGACTTACCCCTATAAAATTTATTAAACTATATAAATTTTTAAGTTTAATGAAACAATATGAATCCAAAAAATCATCTATAACAAAGCTAGTAGACTATTATGAATATTATGACTTGTCTCATTTCACTAAAGACTTCAAGCTATTTATGAATCAAAAACCATCGGATTACTTTAAATCTGATAACGAATTGTTAAATAATTACTTAAAAGTTTAA
- a CDS encoding AMP-dependent synthetase/ligase encodes MIEITRLFDFPYYQLEKYNLQNSLSTKYDGKWVSISTKEYLEKANTISRGLLKLGVAKDDKIAVISSTNRTEWNIMDIGILQLGAQNVPVYPTISQEDYAYVLNHAGAKYCFISCQEVYEKVKKIKDQVPSLQEVYCFDQVEGCKNWNEVLALGKDESNQNEVDTLKNNVKASDLATLIYTSGTTGRPKGVMLSHDNLVSNALESSKRIPIELGSSRALSFLPLCHVYERMLIYLYQYCGATIHYAPIDQISEYAQEIKPQVMTAVPRLLEKVYDKIIAKGAALTGIKKRLFFWAVDVGLQYKPYGENGWWYTQKLNLANKLIFSKWKAALGGEVAVMASGSAALQPRLARVFNAAGFGVMEGYGLTETSPVVSVNDMRNGGFKIGTVGKLLDRTEVKIAEDGEICVKGPQVMMGYYKDDAKTAEVIKDGYFHTGDIGVIDNEGFLKITDRKKEMFKTSGGKYVAPQLLENRCKQSRFIDQIMVVGEGEKMPAALVQPDFDFLREWAKIHNKSLGTNEELVTSPEVIARFQEEIDAANENFAKWEKIKQFRLTADAWTVEGGHLTPTLKLKRKIIKEKYKALYNNIYGY; translated from the coding sequence ATGATAGAAATAACTAGACTCTTCGACTTCCCGTACTATCAACTTGAGAAATACAATCTTCAAAATTCTTTATCAACAAAATATGATGGTAAATGGGTATCTATCTCTACAAAAGAATACCTAGAAAAGGCCAACACCATTAGTAGAGGCCTACTAAAACTAGGTGTTGCTAAAGACGATAAAATAGCAGTAATATCATCCACTAACCGTACAGAATGGAACATAATGGATATTGGTATATTACAATTAGGTGCTCAAAATGTACCAGTATATCCTACCATATCGCAAGAAGACTATGCCTACGTACTTAATCACGCTGGCGCAAAATATTGTTTTATTTCATGCCAAGAAGTGTATGAAAAAGTAAAAAAGATTAAAGATCAAGTGCCTTCTTTACAAGAAGTTTACTGTTTTGACCAAGTAGAAGGTTGTAAAAATTGGAATGAAGTATTAGCGCTAGGTAAAGACGAATCCAATCAAAACGAAGTTGACACTCTAAAAAACAACGTTAAAGCAAGCGATTTAGCGACCTTAATATATACATCAGGAACCACCGGAAGGCCAAAAGGAGTAATGTTATCACACGATAACCTTGTCAGTAATGCGCTAGAAAGTTCTAAAAGAATACCAATTGAGTTAGGAAGTTCTAGAGCACTAAGTTTCTTACCGTTATGCCACGTGTATGAGCGTATGTTAATTTATTTATACCAATATTGTGGAGCAACAATACATTACGCCCCTATTGATCAAATAAGCGAATACGCACAAGAGATTAAACCTCAAGTGATGACTGCTGTACCAAGACTTTTAGAAAAAGTGTACGACAAGATTATCGCAAAAGGTGCTGCCTTAACTGGAATAAAGAAAAGATTATTCTTTTGGGCTGTCGACGTAGGGTTGCAATATAAACCTTACGGAGAAAATGGATGGTGGTATACTCAAAAATTAAATCTTGCTAACAAATTAATTTTCAGCAAATGGAAAGCTGCCCTTGGTGGAGAAGTCGCTGTAATGGCTTCAGGTAGCGCAGCGTTACAACCTAGATTAGCGCGTGTTTTTAATGCTGCCGGTTTTGGTGTTATGGAAGGCTATGGCTTGACAGAAACCTCTCCAGTTGTGTCCGTAAACGATATGCGTAATGGTGGTTTTAAAATCGGTACTGTAGGAAAACTATTAGATCGTACAGAAGTTAAAATTGCTGAAGATGGAGAAATCTGTGTCAAAGGGCCACAAGTTATGATGGGCTATTACAAAGATGACGCTAAGACTGCCGAAGTTATCAAAGATGGCTATTTTCATACGGGTGACATTGGCGTTATTGATAACGAAGGGTTTTTAAAAATCACAGATCGTAAGAAAGAAATGTTCAAAACCTCTGGTGGTAAATATGTTGCTCCTCAATTATTAGAAAACAGATGTAAACAATCTAGATTTATTGATCAAATAATGGTCGTCGGTGAAGGTGAAAAAATGCCTGCTGCCCTAGTACAACCTGATTTCGATTTTCTTAGAGAATGGGCAAAAATCCATAACAAGTCTTTAGGTACTAATGAAGAGTTAGTCACTAGCCCTGAGGTGATCGCTCGTTTTCAAGAAGAAATCGATGCTGCAAACGAAAACTTTGCAAAATGGGAAAAAATAAAACAGTTTAGACTTACGGCCGATGCTTGGACAGTTGAAGGAGGTCACTTAACACCCACTTTAAAACTTAAGCGTAAAATAATAAAAGAAAAATATAAAGCATTATATAATAACATTTATGGTTATTAG